Proteins encoded within one genomic window of Odocoileus virginianus isolate 20LAN1187 ecotype Illinois chromosome 2, Ovbor_1.2, whole genome shotgun sequence:
- the STARD7 gene encoding stAR-related lipid transfer protein 7, mitochondrial isoform X1, translating to MFPRRPPAGLAAWLVGAAAAGRAGARGGGLLALLANQCRFVTGLRVRRAQQIAQLYGRLYSESSRRVLLGRLWRRLRGRPGHASALMAALAGVFVWDEERIREEELQRSIDEMKRLEEMSGMFRSSGVERHPPEPKSQTEGIEDSGGKEQPWEMVMDKKHFKLWRRPISGTHLYQYRVFGTYTDVTPRQFFNVQLDTEYRKKWDALVIKLEVIERDVVSGSEVLHWVTHFPYPMYSRDYVYVRRYSVDEENNVMVLVSRAVEHPSVPESPEFVRVRSYESQMVIRPHKSFDENGFDYLLTYSDNPQTVFPRYCVSWMVSSGMPDFLEKLHMATLKAKNMEIKVKDYISSKPLEVGSEAKAATPSSERKSEGSCGPAHIEYA from the exons ATGTTCCCGCGTAGGCCGCCGGCCGGCCTGGCCGCCTGGCTGGTGGGCGCGGCGGCGGCCGGGCGCGcgggcgcgcggggcgggggccTGCTCGCCCTGCTGGCCAATCAGTGCCGCTTCGTGACGGGCCTGCGCGTGCGGCGCGCGCAGCAGATCGCGCAGCTCTACGGCCGCCTGTACTCGGAGAGCTCGCGCCGCGTCCTCCTCGGTCGCCTCTGGCGCCGGCTGCGCGGACGCCCGGGCCATGCCTCTGCCTTGATGGCGGCGCTCGCTGGCGTGTTCGTGTGGGACGAGGAGAGGATCCGGGAGGAGGAGTTGCAGAG ATCCATTGATGAGATGAAACGGTTGGAGGAAATGTCAGGTATGTTTCGGAGCTCTGGAGTTGAGCGCCACCCCCCAGAACCAAAATCCCAGACAGAAGGGATTGAAGATTCAGGAGGCAAAGAGCAGCcatgggagatggtgatggataaGAAACACTTCAAGCTGTGGCGGCGTCCCATTTCAGGCACCCACCTTTACCAGTACCGAG TGTTTGGAACCTACACGGACGTGACACCGCGGCAGTTCTTCAACGTTCAG CTGGATACAGAATATAGGAAAAAGTGGGACGCCCTGGTGATCAAGCTGGAAGTGATCGAGAGGGATGTGGTCAGTGGCTCTGAGGTTCTTCACTGGGTGACCCATTTTCCT TACCCGATGTACTCACGGGATTATGTGTACGTTCGGCGGTACAGCGTGGATGAGGAGAACAACGTGATGGTGTTGGTGTCACG TGCTGTGGAGCACCCGAGTGTGCCCGAGTCTCCGGAATTCGTCAGGGTCCGGTCATACGAGTCCCAAATGGTTATCCGTCCACACAAGTCATTTGATGAG aacgGCTTTGACTACTTGCTGACATACAGTGACAACCCCCAGACCGTGTTTCCGCGCTACTGCGTTAGTTGGATGGTTTCCAGTG GCATGCCAGATTTCCTGGAGAAGCTGCACATGGCCACTCTGAAAGCCAAGAACATGGAGATCAAAGTGAAGGACTATATCTCATCTAAGCCTTTGGAAGTGGGGAGTGAGGCCAAAGCCGCCACCCCATCTTCTGAGCGCAAGAGCGAGGGCAGCTGTGGGCCTGCCCACATCGAGTACGCCTGA
- the STARD7 gene encoding stAR-related lipid transfer protein 7, mitochondrial isoform X2, whose product MFPRRPPAGLAAWLVGAAAAGRAGARGGGLLALLANQCRFVTGLRVRRAQQIAQLYGRLYSESSRRVLLGRLWRRLRGRPGHASALMAALAGVFVWDEERIREEELQRSIDEMKRLEEMSGMFRSSGVERHPPEPKSQTEGIEDSGGKEQPWEMVMDKKHFKLWRRPISGTHLYQYRVFGTYTDVTPRQFFNVQLDTEYRKKWDALVIKLEVIERDVVSGSEVLHWVTHFPYPMYSRDYVYVRRYSVDEENNVMVLVSRAVEHPSVPESPEFVRVRSYESQMVIRPHKSFDELLSGFKEVKTCFTGGLPSSLLNTVLKVVKPPAAVWRDEHSGVPKRSLCPEACQISWRSCTWPL is encoded by the exons ATGTTCCCGCGTAGGCCGCCGGCCGGCCTGGCCGCCTGGCTGGTGGGCGCGGCGGCGGCCGGGCGCGcgggcgcgcggggcgggggccTGCTCGCCCTGCTGGCCAATCAGTGCCGCTTCGTGACGGGCCTGCGCGTGCGGCGCGCGCAGCAGATCGCGCAGCTCTACGGCCGCCTGTACTCGGAGAGCTCGCGCCGCGTCCTCCTCGGTCGCCTCTGGCGCCGGCTGCGCGGACGCCCGGGCCATGCCTCTGCCTTGATGGCGGCGCTCGCTGGCGTGTTCGTGTGGGACGAGGAGAGGATCCGGGAGGAGGAGTTGCAGAG ATCCATTGATGAGATGAAACGGTTGGAGGAAATGTCAGGTATGTTTCGGAGCTCTGGAGTTGAGCGCCACCCCCCAGAACCAAAATCCCAGACAGAAGGGATTGAAGATTCAGGAGGCAAAGAGCAGCcatgggagatggtgatggataaGAAACACTTCAAGCTGTGGCGGCGTCCCATTTCAGGCACCCACCTTTACCAGTACCGAG TGTTTGGAACCTACACGGACGTGACACCGCGGCAGTTCTTCAACGTTCAG CTGGATACAGAATATAGGAAAAAGTGGGACGCCCTGGTGATCAAGCTGGAAGTGATCGAGAGGGATGTGGTCAGTGGCTCTGAGGTTCTTCACTGGGTGACCCATTTTCCT TACCCGATGTACTCACGGGATTATGTGTACGTTCGGCGGTACAGCGTGGATGAGGAGAACAACGTGATGGTGTTGGTGTCACG TGCTGTGGAGCACCCGAGTGTGCCCGAGTCTCCGGAATTCGTCAGGGTCCGGTCATACGAGTCCCAAATGGTTATCCGTCCACACAAGTCATTTGATGAG ctTCTCAGTGGCTTCAAGGAGGTTAAGACTTGTTTCACGGGAGGCCTTCCGAGTTCGTTGTTGAATACTGTCTTGAAGGTAGTGAAGCCTCCAGCTGCAGTTTGGAGGGATGAGCATTCTGGAGTCCCAAAAAGAAGCCTGTGCCCAGAG GCATGCCAGATTTCCTGGAGAAGCTGCACATGGCCACTCTGA
- the STARD7 gene encoding stAR-related lipid transfer protein 7, mitochondrial isoform X3, whose protein sequence is MFPRRPPAGLAAWLVGAAAAGRAGARGGGLLALLANQCRFVTGLRVRRAQQIAQLYGRLYSESSRRVLLGRLWRRLRGRPGHASALMAALAGVFVWDEERIREEELQRSIDEMKRLEEMSGMFRSSGVERHPPEPKSQTEGIEDSGGKEQPWEMVMDKKHFKLWRRPISGTHLYQYRVFGTYTDVTPRQFFNVQLDTEYRKKWDALVIKLEVIERDVVSGSEVLHWVTHFPYPMYSRDYVYVRRYSVDEENNVMVLVSRAVEHPSVPESPEFVRVRSYESQMVIRPHKSFDENGFDYLLTYSDNPQTVFPRYCVSWMVSSDRVGSLKTCGYRTVHWRKGPPPFLTKATAHHCCD, encoded by the exons ATGTTCCCGCGTAGGCCGCCGGCCGGCCTGGCCGCCTGGCTGGTGGGCGCGGCGGCGGCCGGGCGCGcgggcgcgcggggcgggggccTGCTCGCCCTGCTGGCCAATCAGTGCCGCTTCGTGACGGGCCTGCGCGTGCGGCGCGCGCAGCAGATCGCGCAGCTCTACGGCCGCCTGTACTCGGAGAGCTCGCGCCGCGTCCTCCTCGGTCGCCTCTGGCGCCGGCTGCGCGGACGCCCGGGCCATGCCTCTGCCTTGATGGCGGCGCTCGCTGGCGTGTTCGTGTGGGACGAGGAGAGGATCCGGGAGGAGGAGTTGCAGAG ATCCATTGATGAGATGAAACGGTTGGAGGAAATGTCAGGTATGTTTCGGAGCTCTGGAGTTGAGCGCCACCCCCCAGAACCAAAATCCCAGACAGAAGGGATTGAAGATTCAGGAGGCAAAGAGCAGCcatgggagatggtgatggataaGAAACACTTCAAGCTGTGGCGGCGTCCCATTTCAGGCACCCACCTTTACCAGTACCGAG TGTTTGGAACCTACACGGACGTGACACCGCGGCAGTTCTTCAACGTTCAG CTGGATACAGAATATAGGAAAAAGTGGGACGCCCTGGTGATCAAGCTGGAAGTGATCGAGAGGGATGTGGTCAGTGGCTCTGAGGTTCTTCACTGGGTGACCCATTTTCCT TACCCGATGTACTCACGGGATTATGTGTACGTTCGGCGGTACAGCGTGGATGAGGAGAACAACGTGATGGTGTTGGTGTCACG TGCTGTGGAGCACCCGAGTGTGCCCGAGTCTCCGGAATTCGTCAGGGTCCGGTCATACGAGTCCCAAATGGTTATCCGTCCACACAAGTCATTTGATGAG aacgGCTTTGACTACTTGCTGACATACAGTGACAACCCCCAGACCGTGTTTCCGCGCTACTGCGTTAGTTGGATGGTTTCCAGTG ATCGTGTCGGAAGCCTTAAAACATGTGGTTATAGGacagtccactggagaaaggggCCACCACCCTTCTTAACAAAGGCAACAGCACATCACTGCTGTGATTGA
- the STARD7 gene encoding stAR-related lipid transfer protein 7, mitochondrial isoform X4 has protein sequence MFPRRPPAGLAAWLVGAAAAGRAGARGGGLLALLANQCRFVTGLRVRRAQQIAQLYGRLYSESSRRVLLGRLWRRLRGRPGHASALMAALAGVFVWDEERIREEELQRSIDEMKRLEEMSGMFRSSGVERHPPEPKSQTEGIEDSGGKEQPWEMVMDKKHFKLWRRPISGTHLYQYRVFGTYTDVTPRQFFNVQLDTEYRKKWDALVIKLEVIERDVVSGSEVLHWVTHFPYPMYSRDYVYVRRYSVDEENNVMVLVSRAVEHPSVPESPEFVRVRSYESQMVIRPHKSFDELLSGFKEVKTCFTGGLPSSLLNTVLKVVKPPAAVWRDEHSGVPKRSLCPEVNRRTFA, from the exons ATGTTCCCGCGTAGGCCGCCGGCCGGCCTGGCCGCCTGGCTGGTGGGCGCGGCGGCGGCCGGGCGCGcgggcgcgcggggcgggggccTGCTCGCCCTGCTGGCCAATCAGTGCCGCTTCGTGACGGGCCTGCGCGTGCGGCGCGCGCAGCAGATCGCGCAGCTCTACGGCCGCCTGTACTCGGAGAGCTCGCGCCGCGTCCTCCTCGGTCGCCTCTGGCGCCGGCTGCGCGGACGCCCGGGCCATGCCTCTGCCTTGATGGCGGCGCTCGCTGGCGTGTTCGTGTGGGACGAGGAGAGGATCCGGGAGGAGGAGTTGCAGAG ATCCATTGATGAGATGAAACGGTTGGAGGAAATGTCAGGTATGTTTCGGAGCTCTGGAGTTGAGCGCCACCCCCCAGAACCAAAATCCCAGACAGAAGGGATTGAAGATTCAGGAGGCAAAGAGCAGCcatgggagatggtgatggataaGAAACACTTCAAGCTGTGGCGGCGTCCCATTTCAGGCACCCACCTTTACCAGTACCGAG TGTTTGGAACCTACACGGACGTGACACCGCGGCAGTTCTTCAACGTTCAG CTGGATACAGAATATAGGAAAAAGTGGGACGCCCTGGTGATCAAGCTGGAAGTGATCGAGAGGGATGTGGTCAGTGGCTCTGAGGTTCTTCACTGGGTGACCCATTTTCCT TACCCGATGTACTCACGGGATTATGTGTACGTTCGGCGGTACAGCGTGGATGAGGAGAACAACGTGATGGTGTTGGTGTCACG TGCTGTGGAGCACCCGAGTGTGCCCGAGTCTCCGGAATTCGTCAGGGTCCGGTCATACGAGTCCCAAATGGTTATCCGTCCACACAAGTCATTTGATGAG ctTCTCAGTGGCTTCAAGGAGGTTAAGACTTGTTTCACGGGAGGCCTTCCGAGTTCGTTGTTGAATACTGTCTTGAAGGTAGTGAAGCCTCCAGCTGCAGTTTGGAGGGATGAGCATTCTGGAGTCCCAAAAAGAAGCCTGTGCCCAGAGGTGAATCGAAGAACGTTTGCTTAA